The sequence GGAAGCTCCTTTTTACACGTTGGGGCCGCTCACGACAGATATTGCGCCGGGCTACGACCACATTACTTCCGCCATCGGCGCGGCAATGATCGGCTGGTTCGGCACCGCCATGCTCTGCTACGTGACGCCCAAAGAGCATCTGGGCCTCCCGAACAAGGACGATGTCCGTGAAGGCGTCATCGCCTACAAGATCGCAGCGCACGCGGCCGATCTCGCCAAAGGGCATCCCGGAGCCCAGATGCGGGACGACGCGCTGTCCAAAGCCCGGTTCGAATTCCGCTGGAAGGACCAATTCCAGCTGTCGCTCGATCCCGAGCGGGCGATTGAGTATCACGACGAGACTTTGCCCGCGGAGGGCGCCAAGACCGCGCATTTCTGTTCCATGTGCGGACCGAAATTTTGCAGCATGAGAATCACGCAGGATATCCGGGAGTATGCCAAGCAGCATAATCTGGAGGACAGCGAAGCGATTGAGCGTGGAATGAAAGAGAAATCGCAGCAGTTTGCGGAGGCGGAGCACGGGTTGTATCGGTAATATGTAAGTGAATCGGTTGTAATGAAGCGGCAGTCTGAAGCCAAAAGCTTTGGACTGCCGCTGTTTTTTGCGGAATCGCACTTCGATCAAAATCTAAATTGATTCCTATCAGTATTGGCCGTTAATTTTGAACGACGTTGGATACTCGTTATCGATATCATTTCCTCCGGAGATCAGGAAGTCGGCTTGGTATCCGCGTCTCCGAAATCAATCAGATATTCCCCTCAAAATGATGGATCTAAACTACTGGCAAAAGGTGCTATGGAACTTAAGTTTAAGAAAAAAACTCAAGGGGCAGAGGATTTTGCGAGAATAGATTCATATGAAGATATTGAATGTCTAGAGCATTGTTTAGATCGTAATTATGAAACTGCATATTTTTGTATGATAGCCGATAACAATATTTACTCTAGAGAGTCAAAACTAGGAACAACAGGGGATATTTTTTTCAATGCGAAATGGATATACACCACCCGTTAATATTCCAATTTCAAACCCTAATTGTAAAGGAAGACAAGATATAATTGTAACTCTAAGAAAAGATCATGTTTTTAATTGGGATTCTGACGGAAAATACATATATTTATGCATGCCAATTCATCGTAGCTTCAGATAACAATATATTATGCGAACCATTTTTCGCCCTTATAGAAATGCCGAAACCCTATGCCCCGCAAGGCATTCCCCGTTTTGCTCATGGGATACAGTCGGCCGGTTTGGGACCCAGAGTGCTTGTCCTCCAAAAAAGTAACGGCCTGTGACCTGCAGTTCCCGTATGGAACACACAGATTCACAGGCCAAGTTCATTTTCATTCATGGTGGTGGCCGCTAGGCCATGGTAGTTTGGGACAGCCTCGGTTAACCGTCAAGCTTAATATGAGACTATACTTGGATTTACACTCTACTAGTTCTTCTCTTAAGAATAATAAAAGCCCCAATTGCAACCACCACGATAGCTACACCAATAAGGATGTATGAGGTGTTAGTGTTATAAGTTGTTTCTGACAGTTGACCGCCTCTTTGCTGTTCTGCAGCAGAAGTGTTCTGGTTCTTAAAAAAGTTAATTATATCATCTGTTGATTTGTAATTGTCATTACCTAATGCATTCAATGATTTGGCCTGCTGTTGTGGAACTGAAGAAAGTATTACGTCCTTCCCATTGCTTTCAGCCGCAAAATAGTAGGCTAATCCTCCTTGAAATACTCTGGCTGTCCCATATTCTTTTTCAATCTTGGCTCTAGCTGCACCAAAATTTGATGCGTTACCTCCCACCTGAACCACTTTAAACTGTCCGTTTTCTTGTCCGATTGTCAAGAAATTTTTCGGAGAACCATTAAGGTCAATGGTAAAGATCCAAGTGTTTGTATCGGTTGAATAATCGGTGAGTTTTTTACTTGCATTGCCAAATAATCCTTTATCAATTGCATAAAGTTTGGCACCCTTACCAAGTTGGACTTTGCTAACTTCATCTGCGTTTGAATATCCATAATCCGTAGGTGTCATTGAAGCCTCAGCAATGAAAGACTTCAATCCTTGATCTGCTGCCTGTTGGACTTCGGCGGGAATAACCTCATTGTCCCCCGATGACGCAAAAGCACTGGTGCTGAATATGCAAAATAGGCAAAGAGCTAAACAAAGGATTTTTTTCATAGTTGAGGCCTCCTTAATTATGAATATTATAAAGCGTGCCGTCCCAAACGTGACCAGTTCCATTTACAACCCAACTATAGCTTGCCTTATTTAAGGAACCGTCAGCAGGGTCCAGGTAATACACCCAGTCTGTACTATCGGTTAAGTGAGAATTGTCTATACCTTTTATCAATAAAGCATGTCCGCCGCCAGAGGTCCATGACCAGCCTGCATAAATCGGGTGCTTATTGTCTGCAATTTCAGCAACAACATTGGTATAGGATAATGCCCAAGTTATTTGGGTGCTACTTATGCCATAACTACTTAGCCCAGATTTTACCTCTGCATCCGATGCAGGATTATTTACAGCAGCACCCTTTACCTTTTTTACGAAGTCGGTCTGAGTTACAGACTTCCCGTAATAATTTAGAATTCCTTGCGATACTGCTGCCCAGCACCAATTAGTTTGTTCTTGTTTTTGAATACCGGCCCCAATTGCCGCGAGTCCTGAAAAGGCAAAGGACGTTTGGACAACCAACAAAGATATAACTAAGAAGGAACCAAAAATCGCCAGTACTTTCCGTCTTGTTTTCATTTTTTCTCCTCCAAACGTGTTTTTAGCTTTTACTTGGGTTAACTTTGTTTTAAATAAGGAATAAATACCTCCCATCATAGTTTTTATCTTTAAACTTCATGTATCAACTAAATTGTAGCATATAAAGCTTGTCGAATTATTCTCATCTTATTGATTTTTTCGACAATATTTACTTTTTCTGTTATATGAAGATTTTCAAGTGACAGCTCACTTCTAAAGACGATTTAGACCTTCCGTGATTAATAAGTAGCCAACGCCTTTAACCACGAGTATAAAATTTTGAATATCCAACTTAGTGTCAAATTTCTTTCTTAAGCGACTCACGTAAACATGAAGCTCATGACGAGTCAAGTGTGGCTGGTATGTCTGCAGTTCATTTAATAATCGGTTGTAAGTAACGATATGTCCGGGATTAGTCGCAAGTGTTTGAAGCAGCCTGGTTTCAGTGGGGGTCAAAGAACAAGGCAGACCATCCTTGACTAAAATTGCTCTATCTAGATCAATATAACAATCGTTACGCAAGTGTATTAACTTAGACATTGGCTTCTCCCCTAGATATTTACTCAAATTAATACCATTTTAAGGTTTTTAAGGTTAAGGAATACATATATATTAACGTAATGGACAGCAAATATGTTTCGTTAATTAATTTTAAAGAAAGATGATCGCCTGTTTTGGACTAGCTTTTAATCTAACTGTTCTTCACATCTATTCTTCTAGCGAGAATTGAGGTCTGTCCCAATTGAAGGCAGGCCCGCCATTAGGAGGCAATGACTTCGCAGAACGCTGACCTCACCCCTTAGCGTCCCGGCTCTGGCGTTTTCGTTGGCAGAGAGGGGCCTGGAAGACTGCTGCCGATGGCTGTTCCGTCTAGCGCTCGGGACGAGCGTAACAGTACAATTAAGTTGTAGTCCCCGACAAGGAGAAACCATCGTAAATAATAACGATGCTCCGCTGTTTGCAGGTAAAAACCGTACACATCCTTACTCCATCCGCCGGGGATGCGGGCTTCCGGGTGCTGACTACAAAAGTGGAGAATACGTCTTCGGCTTTGCAGCACACCCCGATCTCCCCCAGCTCCGCCTCGAAAGCTGGAGTTTACAGGGGGGACGCTGTGTAAACCAATTCACCCAAAATTCCTCGCCCGAGCGGCTGAAATCGGAATGATAAAACACAACATCGTCGTCCAGTAGCGCGTTTTTGTATTGCAGGTGCGGTTGGCTGATGTCTTTATTGCGAATGGTTTCGATATTGAAATTGACCACGATATACCCATCTCTTAGAAAAACAGGCGTATTGTCGTCCAGCCGATGAGTGTGTCCATATTCGGCCAGATTGAAGCCTGCTGGCACGACGTAAAGCGCAGCCGGAAGACTGTATTCGCTGTACCACCGCTGCACGAAAGCATTAACCCGAGCCGTGTCGATGCCGGACGGCACCTGCATGCTCCCGATAAATGTCCGAAGTTGAGGGGCAACTTCAATCCGTCATTGCCGCCCACATAGATTTGCTTCTGCTTAGCCTCCTTCAAAAACTGCTGGATGAACGACGCTTGATTGCCCGAGGAACCGTTCAGGCTCCACAAGGAACCGGCTGTGTTCATCAGCTCCTGCTGCGATACATTGCGCAGCGGGTATCCAGCGTAACCAGCCGTTACTCGGTAACCTCCGCAGAGCCAATACGAATAAACCACTTATTATAGGGAGTTAACACTCTAGGGTTGTCTGCTGAATCCGCTTCTCCGAAATGCCTCTTGCAGACCAAGGGCCGTATGGCCGCAGCGCAAATACGGTGTTATCCGAAGTATACTTGATTCAACTTGCAAATAAAAAACTCTTCAATACTTTGAAGCATATGAACATGTTTTCTTTGTCCAATATATGCCTTACCTGTCCAATTACTTAGTTCTGCTGTTTTTAAATTTTTATACTTTTCTCGCATAATATATAACTTGATTGATTTACCTCTCATTAAGTAACAAAATAATACGTTTTTGAAGGATTCACGAATATGGAACTATCCAGTTTGTCACACCCCTCATGCTTATATTTAACCCTGCACATCTTTCTCCCTCCCACTCTTGACCCACAGCTTGGAAATATCCAGAAACCCGAATGAGCCTGTATGCAGGCCGAGCAGGCTCTGGCTGAGCTTCGCTCTTTTGTTGAGATGGCAGCCGTGGAGCATCCAGAAATTGTCCCGGGCAAGCTGTTCCGCTTGAAGCAGGCTGGCGGCGCGTTTCTGCGGGGGAAGCTGAAAGACATTTTCCAGTTCGCGGTCCAATAAATCGGTATCCCTACAGTTTAACATTAGGTGAAGGTAGTTCTGTTCATTTTTGTAAAAATTCATCATCCCCCATTCCCAGTCATCCTCCAGCACCTCTTCCGCAAGGAGTAAATCGGCTTCCTGCAGAACATGCTCATGATCCCTGCTGTCAAGCGGGTGCAGCATAAGGTTTAATCCGACTGCGCGGCATCTTTTTTGCAGCCATTCGGCTTCCTGGCTTTCCTCCTTCTTGGGCGGATAGGCCAGTCTTAACGGCTCATCTGCATATCCCGCACGGCGCAGCAGCTCCGCGGCTTCGGCTAGATTTCTCTCCTCCACCCACCGCTCTTTGCTGACCCAAGGCAGGAAGCTGTCTGCAGGTATGTAGCGGCTTCTCCCGAGTTCACGAATCAGCGCGACCCGGTCATATGCGATGCGCAGAGCCTCGCGGATCTCCTTCCGGTGATGCACCCCTTCCCGTCGCAAATTGAACACGATATACCGGCAGCCGAGCGCCGGGTAGTCGATGCTGCTGTTATATTGGTTCCAAGGCATAAGGTCGTCGCTATCCGCGCCGGAAAGCTCGTACTGCCGGTCATTGCCTGTCTTCTCGGGAAAAAACCAGATTTCCACCTTATCCAGCAGCGGCCGGATGGCGTAATAGTCATCAAATGCGGTAAGCGTGAGCACATCTTCATTCAGATTGGCCACACGGAAAGGGCCGGTACCGACTGGGATACCCGAGAAGCTGACGTCGCCCGGTAGAATGGACATGTACAAACTTCCGGCTACATGTAAAAAGAACAGGTTCGGACGGCTTAGGCAAAAGCAAATCGTATAATCGCCTTCCGTTCTCACCTCTTCTATGTCCCGGTACTGCCACAGCGACGGGCTGTCCACTTGAAACAGCCTTTCCAATGTATATTTAACATCGCCGGCAGTTAATGTCCGTCCATGATGAAAACGAACCCCTTTTCGCAGATAAAACGTCCAGCGGGTATAATCTTCACTGTGCTCCCACGTATGGGCAAGCCCCGGAAGGAAGCTGCCGCTTGCGGCTTCATAGCTCACCAGCGTATTGCAGACTTGTCCGATGATGTATGCTTCAAATGCCGTAAACACAAAAGCCGGGTCCAGCCTCTCCAAATGGCGGTTCCGCATCATACGCAGCACATCCTGCCCCGAAGAAGCTTCCGGTTCGCTGTGAAAGCCCATTTGCCGGTTTAGCTCCGTCCACAGCCTTTCTCTTAGGAGACTGCTCACCTCGGGCGCTCCGATCAGCTCAATCGCTTCCTTCATTTTTCCTTTTGCGAGCAGCTCCTGAAAAGTCTCTTCCCATATTTCTTCCGTACTCCGCAAAAAAGTTAACAACGAAGTATGCCCTCTTCCCCTGCCAGCCTTCCACGAGATCAGCTCCTTCTCCTCCAGCCGCCGTAGAATAAACTTGACGTTGCGGGGAGTGCAGGACAGCAGTTCGGACAATTGCTCAATCGTCACGCGAACCGGCTCCTCCGGTCTTCCGGGAGATTGCAGAGCAGTTGCCAACCGCATAAAATGGGCGTCACTCAGTTCCACCTACCTCACTCCTTTAAAGGTGAAATCATTCCATGTAAGATTTCACTTTTCCTTCCCCTTTTTTGTATTACAATTATACCCATGTCCCCAGTCGGATGACAAGATACAACTTTGAAGGAGAAGCATCATGAAGCAAACATTACGCCATGTCCATCCCCTCGCATGGACCATCATTATCGGGACGATGTTCGGAAGGCTGGTCACCTCGATGAGCATCCCCTTTCTTTCCATTTATTTGACCAAAGTACTGGGCGCATCGCCGACGCAGACTGGGTTGACCATAGCGGTCAGCTCGCTGGCCGGAGTCTCGATATCTTTCTATGGCGGCTACATCTCGGATATTATCGGGCGCAAAAAGGTGATGCTGGTGTCGATTTTCAGCTGGGCCTTAGTGTTCGTCGGCTTTGCTGTGGCTGGACATCTGTGGGTGTTTCTGATTGTCAATACGCTTAACGGATTATGCCGCGCCGTCTTCGAGCCAACCTCAAGGGTGCTGCTGTCGGATATTACCCCCGCAGAGCATAAGCTGCTGGTCTTTAATCTGCGCTATGCTGCGGTCAATCTGGGTGTCGTCTTCGGTCCGATCATCGGCCTGCAGCTTGGTTCGGCAAAATCGACTTTTCCGTTCCTGATCGCCGCCATCATCTATATCGCCTACGGACTCGTGCTTGTTCTGCAGTTTGCCCTTCATGGCAAGAATTTGCCGGCTCGTTCCGTATCCAAGGCCCCTCGGCTGCGCGAAGCGCTCGCCGTAACAAGCCGTGACCGCGTGTTTCTGCCGATCCTACTAGGTACAATCTTTTGTGTACTGGGGTACGGCCACTTCGACTCGACACTGGCGCAGTATTTGGCGCTCAACACCCATTTCGCAGATGGGGGAAAAGCCTTCTCCTACATGCTGTCGCTAAATGCGATTACGGTACTCGTCGTCCAATATCCCGTTGTGCGGACAGCCCGCCATTTTCCGCCGGTCGTCCCGCTGATCCTCGGCAATATATGCGTCGTGGCCGCTTTGATTCTGTTCGGTCTGGCCGGCGGCCTGCCTCTGCTTATGTTCAGCGTCGTGTTGTTCACGATTGGCGAAGTGCTGCTATTCACGATGATGGACATGCTGATTGACCGGGTCGCGAAGCCGGAATGGAAAGGGACTTACTTCGGAACCATCGGTTTCAACGGTATAGGCAGCGTTATGGCGCCGATACTTGGCGGCCTGCTGCTTGACCATTTGGGCCCGGAACATGGACTCGCTATATTCATCCCACTGGCTCTCATGACTGCGCTTGGTCTGCCCTTTCTCTTGACTGCGCACCGTCGCCTGACAGCACGGGAGAGATCCATCAACCTCCAGTATGTTTTAGACCGGAAGTGTTGAAGGCTCGCAGATTTTCGAATAGTAATATCTGAAACGGGAGGGGAGACTATCATCAAGAATAAAATAGGCTGCCTTTTAAGGGCAGCCGTTTTCTAGTTATATCTTTATTTGCGAACGGAGAGAATGAACTTCTCCAGTGATCCTGTATCGGTAATACTCTGATTACATACTTGATTATCCATGCATACGTATTGACCAATGGCAGCATAATTATCCGGCGAAGGGATCGCAGGCTTGGTCTTGACCAAGAAGAATGCAAGCTCATGATGCCGATTACAGAACAGGCAATACCCTTTCTTGTTTGTCGGCGTAATTTTCCCCTCGATACCGATGAACTGTCCTTCGAACGGATATACAATGAATAATCTGTTCGCGGCAATATCCACCCAACTGAGGTACGTCACAAATCGAAAGTCGATTGAACCCAGATCAGGTACTTTCAGTTTCTTATTCTTAGAGAACAGCTTCTGAATCTGTTGTAGCGTAATCGGTGGATATGACTCCAGGTATGGTTCTAATTCGGTAAGATATCTTTGGAAATCGTATGCCGTCTCGAAGGTCGATATTTGTTCCAGCATCTTCTGCTGATTCTCTGTTAGGTAAGGAAATGCTTCAATAATGTTCGTCACGGAGCGATACCTTACGGTTTCCAGGACACTCCGATCCGCTACATTTCGCAATGTATTCTGAATGAATTCCGCTTGTTTCTTAATGACATTATATTGATGGTTTCTAATAAATGGTTTACTCATAGCTCTTCAGCCCCTTATTTTTCATAAAAGATCATAAGGTGCAAAGCCCGCTATAAGAAACGATAAAATTCAGTTTGGGCGATAAAATCTAGCATTCATCCTACCGCACCCCACGCAAAGTATCGCCCTAAATCAGGCTTTGCATGAGGACTTCCTAGTTAATGAGCAATTCAGCATTGCCACAGTAAAACCCCCAATCACAAATTATGAGAAAAGTATAACAAAAATCCCCAATATGAACAATCTATCTCTTTGGGTGAATCGGCATCTCTCTATTTGAAAATGCTATAACTCTGCTTTTCAAAATTCATAATTGTCCGTTTATTTTCTCGAAGCATCAAGCAATAGAATCGGTTATGAGGGGTGCTTCGGCAGCCTTTTTCCTTTCTGAATTGTATTGCGGGAGAGGTAAATGGTTTGATTGGGGCTGTGCTGCAAGGGAGAGAACGGATTCATGTTTTCCTAGTATGAATTTTTCACATATTGAAATATAGGAATTAGAGTGATGACCGGAGCGAACATTGGTTCACCATGTTTTCAGTATTAGTTTACATAATATTTATTATGTAAACTATATAGCAATTCCTGCTTGTCTCCCTCAGGCTTAACTCATAGAGATTTGTTGTGAATTTTTCATATAATTAAATGTTGGAAAAAGAGAAAGCCGCCCTTATGGACGGCAGCTACACGGCTCTGAACGCAGCGCCTCCCTCTCCTGCTAACAACTTTACATTAAGCTGAAGAATGGTCAGGATTGGGTTACGCCTGCTTTTTTATAGGATGATGGCTTGCGAAACAGACACGGATCAGCCGATCGGCTGGTGGTCCTTCACCATACTGTTCTTGTTCAAAATATTATCTTCCAGCACAGCGAATTTGTCGCCGTATTCTTTGATGATATGTCTCTCCCCCCATGCACAGAGCGAATCCAGAATCGATTTCAGGCTCCAACCGTACTCGCTCAGCTCATATTCCACCTTGGGCGGAACCTGATTGTAGCAGATTCGGTTGACGACGCCGTTCTCTTCCAATTCTCTAAGCTGTTGGGTCAGCATTTTTTGCGTGATTGCCGGCATAAGACGCTTCAGGTCACTCGTCCGTTTCTTGCCGTGCGTAAGATGGCACAGAATGACACATTTCCACTTCCCGCCGATGATTTCAAGAGTCGCTTCTACCGGAATATTATATTTCTTTTGAGTCATTGTTCACTGCCTCCATAAAGAAATTGTCTTGAATAGGAACTAAAAAGTACCTATAGTACTTAAAAGTACGTACTGTTCAATAATAATCGTTGGATACATAATAACACTATCGGCCGGTAATTACCACACTGAAATGGACAGAATGTAAAAGAAATCCAACAAAAAAGGCAGGAAAACTCCGCGCCTGGTGCTGGAAATAAATGGGCATCGCCTCTCGAAACAGAAACTGTTCTTCAAAAAAACATATAATCACTGGAGGATTTCAAGAATGATAGAAAACCTGCAAAGCAAGGCAACACTTCAAGGCGGGGTTCAAATGCCCTGGTTCGGGCTTGGCGTATTTCAAGTGGAGGAAGGCTCAGAGCTGGTTGAAGCGGTAAAATCGGCAATAAAGCACGGGTATCGCAGCATTGATACAGCCGCCATTTACGGCAATGAGAGCGGCGTCGGCCAAGGCATTCGCGAGGCTCTTTCCGAGAACAATCTTTCCAGAGAAGATCTGTTCATAACTTCCAAGGTCTGGAATTCCGATCTGGGATATGCCGAAACGCTGGCCGCTTATGAGACGAGCCTGAGCAAGCTGGGTCTTGATTATCTCGATCTTTATCTCATTCACTGGCCGGTAGCGGGCAAATATAAAGAAGCTTGGAGAGCGCTGGAGACTTTGTACAAAGAAGGCCGCGTTAAAGCGATCGGAGTGAGCAATTTCCAAATCCATCATCTGGAGGACCTGTTTGCGGACGCCGAAATTAAGCCTATGGTGAACCAGGTGGAGTTCCATCCTTATCTTTCACAAAAAGAGCTGCTTCAATTCTCCCGCGAAAATGGTATTCAGCTGGAAGCGTGGGCGCCGTTAATGCAGGGCGGGCTGCTCTCTCAACCGCTTCTGCAAGCAATAGCCGCAAAATACGGTAAATCGGTCCCTCAAATCATTTTACGCTGGGATTTGCAGCACGGAGTCATTACCATCCCAAAGTCAACCAAAGAACATCGCATTATTGAAAATGCTTCGGTCTTCGACTTTGAACTGACTCAGGATGAGATGAACCAAATCGATGCCCTGAACCAAAACCGCCGCGTCGGCCCTGACCCGGATAACTTTGATTTCTGATTCCTTAGCTGCACCCCCGCTTTTAGCATTTGAAAAGGCGGGGGTTTTTTAATATTCCGCATGAATTCTATTCCGAATTTTTCATATGATGAATTTTGAAACATATCAAGCGAAGCATCCTAGACTTACATTTTCTGTAGCAGAACTTTTATTGAATCTTAGATCGTTCCATTTAGTTTACATAATATTTATTATGTAATCTGTCAGATTACTTCGCCTGCCGCTGCCCTTCCACCTTTGCCCGAGAGCCAACCCGGAAGAACAGTTTCAACAAGGGAGGAACGGCGAAGAAGATAAAAAAAGTCCGGAATAGCTGGTATCCGGCCACCATCGGCAGATCCGCATTCACTTCGTGGGCGATGAGACTCATTTGATCCATGCCGCCGGGGGCCATGC is a genomic window of Paenibacillus durus ATCC 35681 containing:
- a CDS encoding papain-like cysteine protease family protein, with amino-acid sequence MKTRRKVLAIFGSFLVISLLVVQTSFAFSGLAAIGAGIQKQEQTNWCWAAVSQGILNYYGKSVTQTDFVKKVKGAAVNNPASDAEVKSGLSSYGISSTQITWALSYTNVVAEIADNKHPIYAGWSWTSGGGHALLIKGIDNSHLTDSTDWVYYLDPADGSLNKASYSWVVNGTGHVWDGTLYNIHN
- a CDS encoding winged helix-turn-helix transcriptional regulator; its protein translation is MTQKKYNIPVEATLEIIGGKWKCVILCHLTHGKKRTSDLKRLMPAITQKMLTQQLRELEENGVVNRICYNQVPPKVEYELSEYGWSLKSILDSLCAWGERHIIKEYGDKFAVLEDNILNKNSMVKDHQPIG
- a CDS encoding ABC transporter substrate-binding protein, with product MELSDAHFMRLATALQSPGRPEEPVRVTIEQLSELLSCTPRNVKFILRRLEEKELISWKAGRGRGHTSLLTFLRSTEEIWEETFQELLAKGKMKEAIELIGAPEVSSLLRERLWTELNRQMGFHSEPEASSGQDVLRMMRNRHLERLDPAFVFTAFEAYIIGQVCNTLVSYEAASGSFLPGLAHTWEHSEDYTRWTFYLRKGVRFHHGRTLTAGDVKYTLERLFQVDSPSLWQYRDIEEVRTEGDYTICFCLSRPNLFFLHVAGSLYMSILPGDVSFSGIPVGTGPFRVANLNEDVLTLTAFDDYYAIRPLLDKVEIWFFPEKTGNDRQYELSGADSDDLMPWNQYNSSIDYPALGCRYIVFNLRREGVHHRKEIREALRIAYDRVALIRELGRSRYIPADSFLPWVSKERWVEERNLAEAAELLRRAGYADEPLRLAYPPKKEESQEAEWLQKRCRAVGLNLMLHPLDSRDHEHVLQEADLLLAEEVLEDDWEWGMMNFYKNEQNYLHLMLNCRDTDLLDRELENVFQLPPQKRAASLLQAEQLARDNFWMLHGCHLNKRAKLSQSLLGLHTGSFGFLDISKLWVKSGREKDVQG
- a CDS encoding helix-turn-helix domain-containing protein, with protein sequence MSKLIHLRNDCYIDLDRAILVKDGLPCSLTPTETRLLQTLATNPGHIVTYNRLLNELQTYQPHLTRHELHVYVSRLRKKFDTKLDIQNFILVVKGVGYLLITEGLNRL
- a CDS encoding aldo/keto reductase: MIENLQSKATLQGGVQMPWFGLGVFQVEEGSELVEAVKSAIKHGYRSIDTAAIYGNESGVGQGIREALSENNLSREDLFITSKVWNSDLGYAETLAAYETSLSKLGLDYLDLYLIHWPVAGKYKEAWRALETLYKEGRVKAIGVSNFQIHHLEDLFADAEIKPMVNQVEFHPYLSQKELLQFSRENGIQLEAWAPLMQGGLLSQPLLQAIAAKYGKSVPQIILRWDLQHGVITIPKSTKEHRIIENASVFDFELTQDEMNQIDALNQNRRVGPDPDNFDF
- a CDS encoding FusB/FusC family EF-G-binding protein, producing the protein MSKPFIRNHQYNVIKKQAEFIQNTLRNVADRSVLETVRYRSVTNIIEAFPYLTENQQKMLEQISTFETAYDFQRYLTELEPYLESYPPITLQQIQKLFSKNKKLKVPDLGSIDFRFVTYLSWVDIAANRLFIVYPFEGQFIGIEGKITPTNKKGYCLFCNRHHELAFFLVKTKPAIPSPDNYAAIGQYVCMDNQVCNQSITDTGSLEKFILSVRK
- a CDS encoding MDR family MFS transporter encodes the protein MKQTLRHVHPLAWTIIIGTMFGRLVTSMSIPFLSIYLTKVLGASPTQTGLTIAVSSLAGVSISFYGGYISDIIGRKKVMLVSIFSWALVFVGFAVAGHLWVFLIVNTLNGLCRAVFEPTSRVLLSDITPAEHKLLVFNLRYAAVNLGVVFGPIIGLQLGSAKSTFPFLIAAIIYIAYGLVLVLQFALHGKNLPARSVSKAPRLREALAVTSRDRVFLPILLGTIFCVLGYGHFDSTLAQYLALNTHFADGGKAFSYMLSLNAITVLVVQYPVVRTARHFPPVVPLILGNICVVAALILFGLAGGLPLLMFSVVLFTIGEVLLFTMMDMLIDRVAKPEWKGTYFGTIGFNGIGSVMAPILGGLLLDHLGPEHGLAIFIPLALMTALGLPFLLTAHRRLTARERSINLQYVLDRKC